Sequence from the Sus scrofa isolate TJ Tabasco breed Duroc unplaced genomic scaffold, Sscrofa11.1 Contig1574, whole genome shotgun sequence genome:
GGCAGAGTTAGTGAATACTTCCGTCAGGCCACGGAATTACTGCATTTTGTGGGGAGAACATGTAACATCTATTCTAAGCAGCTTTCAAGGATATGGTCTGGTGTTGTTTGCCATCGGCACCGTGTTGTGTGTTAGATCCCAGAACGTACTCGTTCCATAACTAGACGTTTGTACACTTGACCCAGAATTTCCCTGTCTCCTCAAACCCCAGCCCCGTGCGAGCCATCATTCGACTCTGTTTTATAAAACCCGTATTTGACTATTGAGCAAGTTCCCCCGCCCTCTGAATATCTTGTGCACTGTGGACCGTATCTGTTTGGTCTTTAGGCTGTACACCAAGGGGTTAAGGACAggggtcagaaagagaaagaggttgGCCATGGTTACATGGAGAAGAGGCGTTGTGAACGTACCAAACCTATGAATGAGAGCCAGCACGATGAGGGGCCCATAGAAGAGGCAGACAGTGAAAATGTGGGCAACACAAGTACTGAGTGCCTTGAGCTGACCGTCTTGAGAAGCAATAGCCAGCACTGTTTTCAGGATTAGGATGTAGGAAATGACAATGAACACAGAGTCAACTCCAAAGGAACAGAGGACAAGGGACAACCCGTAGATGAGGTTGACTCTGACAGGGCCACAGGCCAGCTTCATAACGTCAGGATGGTAGCAGTAACAGTGTGAGAGAATGACAGCCCCGCAGAAGGGCAGTCGCTGGAGCAGAACTGGCAAAGGGGCCATCAAGGCCACCCCCCTCGTCATGGCTGCAAGCCCTACCCCGATAATCCGAGGAGGGGTTAGGACTGTGGGGTAGCGCAGTGGGCTGCGAATAGCTACACATCGATCAAAGGCCACGGCCAGCAGGATGGCCGACTCCACGGAGGAGAAGGTGTGGATAAAGAACATCTGTGTTAGGCAAGAGTGGAACTCAATCTCTCTGTGATTCAGCAGGAAGACACTGAGTACTGTAGGCAGCGTGGACAAGGACAGACCCATGTCTGTGGCTGCGAGCAGAGACAAGAAGATGTACTGAGGCTGGTGAAGGCTGGAGGTGGTTTTGACGGCAAAGAGGATGGTGCCGTTCCCCAGGAGGGCAAGGGAGTACATGACACACAGTGGAACAGAGATCCATGTTTGTGCAGCTTCCAGTCCGGGGATGCCCGTTAGAAGGAGGGAGGGTGGCTGGAACCAGCTGTCATTTACAAGCCCCATGAGGATATTTCTTGGCATCCAGCCGGATCAACTTCTAAATGTTTCTATTGGGAGAAATACACAGATTTTAAGATAGGAGGATATAATGCCTTGAAGTCCTTTAGAGCAGCACTACTTCTAGGCATCTTTAACATCAAGAAATTGCTCCTTAGAATTTTCCAAACCCACGTGATAACTGCCTGGCGTTGGGGCAGTGGACAGCTGCCACTGCACTGCAAGAACGCCTCCAGCCCCTTGGGCCTAGAACACTGCACTTATTGACGAAGTGACAAAATTCAggatgtgattttcttttttacatttcgAAAAATCTCATTGTCAGACCTCTTTCTGTTTAGTTCCtatctaattattattttttttttttgtcttttgtctttttgttgttgttgttgttgttgttattgttgctatttcttgggccgctcctgcagcatatggaggttcccaggctaggggtccaatcggagctgcagccaccggcctacgccagagccacagcaacgcgggatccgagccgcatctgcaacctacaccacagctcacggcaacgccggatcgttaacccactgagcaagggcagggaccgaacccgcaacctcatggttcctagtcggatacgttaaccactgcgccacgacgggaactcctagttcctaTCTAATTATTTTTGCATCGATTCGTACTTTCGGTTATCGTAGATGAAGCTCAGAAATAAGTGTCTGCATTTGACAGTGAACACTTTCCCTGCATTTGACAGTGAACCTGTAGTTACCTAGCCACCTGGGAACCTGGGAAGGTCCCCTTTAGTGATACCTGCAGAAATAAAGCAGGTATCAATAATGATACTTCAATAACGCACACAAACCCCAAGTCACtacatttttttggtgtgtgaccgtatttatttattatagttatatCTAGGTTgtttgataaattatttttaaataatgttaatttttgtcAAAGCGTGGGAGTGACAAAATCATCAAAGCGTGTGTGGTCATTATGCCTTAGCTGATGCTAAAATAGTATCAAACATTAACAAAtcattttttgaatgaaatttgatctatttttatcacaaaacatatatatatatcaggaaaTAATAAGTACAAATACTTCAGTAAGTATCTTAAAATAGCATAATTAGAGAAAATCAGGTTAGCTTTATGTTTCTATCCTACAAAGAAGGTTGAGAAGAGATTATATATTATTGTTTgaataaaattagatttaaacGTTTTGTTTAAAATTGCAAGCGGACACAAAATTGCGAGGTGACTATATTTGGATATGAGGgttgggggagagaaggaggtaaTATAACTGACCGTCTCTAGAAAAGCATGCAAGTAAAACACAATATCTTTTGTAAAATCCTATTATTTAAaagtgtagccaaaaataaaaataccagaaacaaaattaaacagacATCAATAAAGGATTCCTTCAGGAAGAATGCTAGAGATGGGAGGAATGGgatagagaatatatattttttttgtcctcagGCAAAATTAGAATTATTGTACTGTTTTAAAACCATGTAAATCTAAACCAACACCGTGATTTTATAGATGGAAGTGTATCTTGGAAGAGCAGCTCCCAGATGAAGTACAGTGTATAGCTCTCCATCCGTTGACGTGTAGACCTCGCATGTCCATTCGTGCACTCCCACGTCTTGGCAGTGATGTCTCCTGCATCCCCCCACCTTCTCTCCTTGGCATCTTGTAAAGATTGCTCCACACAACCTGTGTTTTGAGCCTAGGAATTGAGTCCGCTTCTCATAAAGAGGGCTCCTCATAAGGAAGCTAACTTCCTAAGGTCTTCAAATACTAATCTTTGTATGTCTTCAGCTCCAGTGTCCATGAAGGATCAGAGCCCCTcgtatttaaagaaaagaaaaagatatccaTGGTGCGTAGCAGTTCGGGCTATCCAAACATACCGCAGACACGACTCTCACTCAGAGTCATTCAGCACACGGATCCTCAGCACCACTGCACGAGACCGTGTCACAAGCACAAACCTCTGACCTGCCGCAACACCCCGTACACCTCACTGAAACACATGCAGAGACATAGACTGTTAGACATAGCAGACATGGGCGTTGAAATAGTTGTTACAGCTGTATTCTGCACGCCAGAAATCAGTAGACAGATGGGAGCAGTACGGAGTCTGAAGTATAGGTAGGAAGACGGATGGAAAGGTCCACGTGGCAACTCTGCACCTACAAGGACTCTGCGGAAAGAGATCTCGGTCGGAGGCATAGATACGAGAGTCACTAGATGTCGGACACATTCAAGTGAGAAAGAATATCCAAGAAAAGGTAGGAAGTGCTATCTTGCGGGAGACTgtatctctttctctccatccgTCTGTGTCTGGGTATCACAGTAAAGAAATCCACGGAGGAGGAAGAGACGAGAGAGAGCAGCAGACCAAGTGCAGGTGGCCGGGGAGCGTTCGCTCAGAGATACACAAGACTTAAGTCCTTAAGAGGTTTCACTTCTGGAATTAAATTTTATCCAACGTTAACACAAAGTGGTAGCTTGTAAGTGGTTGAAATTACTAGAGAACAAGGCATCACTCGACAATGGAGTATGGTGAAGAGAGAGATCAAtgttagaacaaagaaaaatacatacatttaagaAACACAGCAAAGAGTAAATGCTTTAgaaattgttttaagaaaaatattccagggagttcctgtcgtggctcagtgggtaacgaatccgactagaaaccatgaggttacaggtttgatccctggccttgctcagtgggttaaggatccagcgttgcggtgggctgtggtgtaggtcgcagacgtggcttggatcctgcgttgctgtggctctagtgtaggctggtggctacagctctgatgagacccccagcctgggaacctccatgtgccgtggtagcagccctagaaaatgcaaaaggacgaaaaagaaaaagaaaaatattccagatTGTTGAAAGGATAATAGTATTTAATATCACTGATAGAGATTTTTAAGATGGGTTAGATTACGAGGGcaaacagaataaagaaacaaTGCTAGACATCAGATTTTATAACACAGAGAACAATTCTCTGAAAAACATGACAAGATATTTCTGGAGATTAAGACGTATTTGTGAAGAGAAATGGATATTTAAAAGTTTAACCGATACAAAGAATGGAAGATGTGAGGTCGTTTACATCTCACCGAGGATGGTTTAAAGAACAGTATGCTAGCACAGAGTTCAActaaataaactatttaaaaagtaaGACATGAAAAGTTAGACACAAATGAAAGACTGATTTTATAAaggatattttgttttttccacccGGAACAAAGTAATCATGTAAATGCCCCATTCTCCATCCCTGTTTCATTCAATGGCTTGTCATCAATTAATAGAGCTATTCTTTGGAAGTTCCTCGGGCTCGCTTCCCCAAGTTTTGTCATGTGTCTGTCATTATTTGACTACTCTCTGGCTTTTTGTCACAATAAGATGATCCATGCATATCTTGTGCTCTGCCTAGACTAGCCTTGACATCAGCCATTTCTTCAAAAAGTCCTGGTTGTTTTAGATGACATTAGTT
This genomic interval carries:
- the LOC110258216 gene encoding olfactory receptor 51I2-like translates to MGLVNDSWFQPPSLLLTGIPGLEAAQTWISVPLCVMYSLALLGNGTILFAVKTTSSLHQPQYIFLSLLAATDMGLSLSTLPTVLSVFLLNHREIEFHSCLTQMFFIHTFSSVESAILLAVAFDRCVAIRSPLRYPTVLTPPRIIGVGLAAMTRGVALMAPLPVLLQRLPFCGAVILSHCYCYHPDVMKLACGPVRVNLIYGLSLVLCSFGVDSVFIVISYILILKTVLAIASQDGQLKALSTCVAHIFTVCLFYGPLIVLALIHRFGTFTTPLLHVTMANLFLFLTPVLNPLVYSLKTKQIRSTVHKIFRGRGNLLNSQIRVL